The bacterium BMS3Abin02 DNA segment CTCGATGTACCGCAGGCGGTCGAGGGATCCCGTGGCCATTCAACAGTGTCATCTCCTCGTTCCGGCTCTCACAGATCTCTTTGCCCGCCTCGACCCGGTCGAGGGTGTCCGGCAGGTGACGATCCGGAGCGGGACACGTACGGGCGACCTTCTCGCCGTCGTCGTGGGAGACATTCCCTCCGGCGCCGAGGCCTGGGGGGCCGCTGTCGCCCGGTCGGGCCGCGGCCGACTGCGAGCCGTCTTCGGTGAGCCTTTCATCCGTGAGGAAGTGGCAGGCGCACGTTTCCGTATCTCCGGGGAGGCATTCTTCCAGGTGAACACGGACGGCGCGGAGGCCCTTGTTCGGCTCGTCGGCGAAGCTCTCGATCCTCGTTCCGACGACGTATTGATCGATGGCTACTCCGGTGTGGGTCTGTTCGGTGCAACGATCGGCCGTAAGGTTCGCAAGGTCATCGCCGTGGAATCCGACGCGAGAGCGCTCGGCGACCTTCGTCACAATCTCGGCGGCATACAGGCGCAGGTCGTCGGGCATCGCTTCGAGGCCGGAGTCGGAGGAGCGTGGGACATTGCCATCGTCGATCCACCTCGTGTCGGGCTCGGCAAGGGGGGAGTCGATGTGGTGGTCTCGGGAGGACCCCGGGCCGTCGCCTATGTGTCGTGCGATCCGGCGTCCCTCGCCCGGGATTCCCGATATCTCGCCGACCATGGATATCGACTGCAGTGGGCCACACCGGTCGACCTGTTTCCTCAGACGTTCCACATCGAGACGGTCGCCGTCTTCACGCGTTGAAGTCTCGTCGCCCGAGGAGGCTCGGGATCGGCGTATAGTCACGTCTCATGCACATCGATGCTCTGATCCTCGCCGCCGGCCCCTCGACGAGGCTGGGTGAGCCGAAGCAACTCCTCGACTGGGGAGGGCCGACGCTCCTCGGGCACGTGGTCGCGATGGTCTCGAGTTTCCCGATCGATGAGACGTGGGTC contains these protein-coding regions:
- the rlmCD gene encoding 23S rRNA (uracil-C(5))-methyltransferase RlmCD — encoded protein: MPDPIEFVPDRWANGGEVVGRWQGKAVFVPDALPGERIRVRIVREKSSWARGELLEVLEPSPMRTAAPCPAFGSCGGCQWQHVSYDAQLEAKRQIVQGQLEHLGGVDDPMVRETVAPGAPFGYRNRMTFHVAGDHLSMYRRRSRDPVAIQQCHLLVPALTDLFARLDPVEGVRQVTIRSGTRTGDLLAVVVGDIPSGAEAWGAAVARSGRGRLRAVFGEPFIREEVAGARFRISGEAFFQVNTDGAEALVRLVGEALDPRSDDVLIDGYSGVGLFGATIGRKVRKVIAVESDARALGDLRHNLGGIQAQVVGHRFEAGVGGAWDIAIVDPPRVGLGKGGVDVVVSGGPRAVAYVSCDPASLARDSRYLADHGYRLQWATPVDLFPQTFHIETVAVFTR